Proteins encoded within one genomic window of Pigmentiphaga sp. H8:
- a CDS encoding response regulator has protein sequence MSQEPFNILVVDDEPLNLEIISEHLSDPRYRLRCVQDGIQAWDLLQEAGVDYDLIVLDRMMPGLDGIELLTRIRADRRLADIPVIMQTAASHPADVLEGIHRGAYYYLTKPYEHDMLIAVVGAAIEFRARQKGLRRRLSDVHDVFGHMRQADFGFVSLAEARQLAFFLAKLCPAPEVAVIGLAELMVNAVEHGNLEIGFVDKGRLSMEGRWAAEIQRRLSLPPYRDRTASVSFVREPGRIRFRVKDQGPGFDWRTYLEISPDRAFDMHGRGIAMARALTFKDLAYTDNGREAIGSIETP, from the coding sequence ATGTCGCAGGAACCGTTCAACATCCTCGTCGTCGATGACGAGCCGCTCAACCTGGAAATCATTTCCGAGCACCTGTCCGATCCGCGCTATCGGCTCCGGTGCGTGCAGGACGGCATCCAGGCCTGGGACCTGTTGCAGGAGGCGGGCGTCGACTATGACCTGATCGTGCTCGACCGGATGATGCCGGGGCTGGACGGCATCGAACTCCTGACCCGCATACGCGCGGACCGCCGCCTGGCCGACATCCCGGTCATCATGCAAACCGCTGCCTCGCACCCGGCCGACGTGCTCGAAGGCATACACCGGGGCGCCTACTATTATCTGACCAAGCCGTATGAGCACGACATGCTGATCGCGGTCGTCGGCGCGGCCATCGAATTCCGCGCGCGGCAGAAGGGCTTGCGCCGCCGCCTGTCGGATGTGCACGACGTGTTCGGCCACATGCGACAGGCCGACTTCGGCTTCGTGTCCCTGGCCGAGGCCCGGCAATTGGCCTTCTTTCTGGCCAAGCTGTGCCCCGCGCCCGAGGTGGCGGTGATCGGCCTGGCCGAACTGATGGTCAACGCGGTCGAGCACGGCAACCTGGAAATCGGCTTCGTGGACAAGGGGCGCCTGAGCATGGAGGGCCGCTGGGCCGCGGAAATCCAGCGCCGCCTGTCCTTGCCCCCGTATCGCGACCGCACCGCCAGCGTCAGCTTCGTACGCGAACCCGGCCGCATCCGTTTTCGCGTCAAGGACCAGGGCCCCGGCTTCGACTGGCGAACCTACCTGGAAATCTCTCCCGACCGCGCCTTCGACATGCACGGCCGCGGCATCGCCATGGCCCGCGCCCTGACCTTCAAGGACCTGGCCTACACCGACAACGGCCGGGAGGCTATAGGCAGTATAGAGACCCCCTAG
- the flgL gene encoding flagellar hook-associated protein FlgL: MRVSTNQFYDNSIRAINSQQSALLQVSQQLSAQRKLLSPSDDPVAAGREVALDATLKANEQMLKNQADAKGLLEGTENYLVEAGNTLQLALTRIVQAGGGGLNEENRQSILADLKGLRDQLMSVANTQDENGSYVFAGYKRDGQPFVRNASGVVYQGDAGVRQSQIGPNRVIDVSFSGSYLFGDIPTGRNGLDASASSGNTGSATLTASTVTDRQAWSAAAAYGPYTIEFGADGAYTVSDKDGAEVGTGTLGEDGQTIDVAGVQIGFSGRPAEGDKLSFGPSRSQSVFDTLDQAIAALGQPASETESVSRANALYEANLNLNSALNRLLEARSSIGSRLTEVEAATTAGETRGEQITGEISRVVGSDLETMTELTGELAKRTYTVQAAQQTYTQIARMSIFNFL; the protein is encoded by the coding sequence ATGAGAGTCAGCACCAATCAGTTCTACGACAACAGCATCCGGGCCATCAACAGCCAGCAGAGCGCGCTGCTGCAGGTCTCGCAGCAGCTGTCCGCCCAGCGCAAGCTGCTCAGCCCGTCCGACGATCCGGTCGCGGCCGGCCGCGAGGTGGCGCTGGACGCCACGCTCAAGGCCAACGAACAGATGCTGAAGAACCAGGCCGACGCCAAGGGCCTGCTCGAAGGCACCGAGAACTATCTGGTGGAAGCCGGCAATACCCTGCAACTGGCGCTGACCCGCATCGTCCAGGCGGGCGGGGGCGGGCTGAACGAGGAAAACCGGCAGTCCATCCTGGCCGATCTCAAGGGGCTGCGCGATCAGTTGATGAGCGTGGCCAATACCCAGGACGAGAACGGCAGCTACGTCTTCGCCGGCTACAAGCGCGACGGCCAGCCTTTCGTGCGCAATGCCTCCGGGGTGGTCTACCAGGGCGACGCCGGCGTGCGCCAGAGCCAGATCGGCCCCAACCGCGTGATCGACGTCAGCTTCAGCGGCAGCTACCTGTTCGGCGACATTCCCACCGGCCGCAACGGACTCGATGCCAGCGCCAGTAGCGGCAATACCGGCAGCGCCACGTTGACCGCCAGCACGGTCACCGATCGCCAGGCCTGGTCGGCCGCGGCGGCCTACGGCCCGTACACCATCGAGTTCGGCGCCGACGGCGCCTATACCGTTTCGGACAAGGACGGGGCCGAGGTCGGTACCGGCACCCTGGGCGAGGACGGCCAGACGATAGACGTCGCCGGCGTGCAGATCGGCTTCAGCGGCCGTCCCGCCGAAGGCGACAAACTGAGCTTCGGTCCGTCGCGCTCGCAAAGCGTGTTCGATACGCTGGACCAGGCCATCGCGGCCCTGGGGCAGCCCGCATCCGAGACCGAGTCCGTCTCGCGCGCCAACGCGTTGTACGAGGCCAACCTGAACCTGAACTCGGCGCTGAACCGGCTGCTCGAGGCGCGTTCGTCCATCGGCAGCCGCCTGACCGAGGTCGAGGCGGCCACCACCGCCGGCGAAACCCGTGGCGAACAGATCACCGGCGAGATCTCGCGGGTGGTGGGATCCGACCTGGAAACCATGACGGAACTGACCGGCGAACTGGCCAAACGCACGTACACTGTGCAGGCCGCGCAGCAGACTTATACGCAGATCGCCCGGATGTCCATTTTCAATTTCCTGTAA
- the flgK gene encoding flagellar hook-associated protein FlgK, with the protein MTTNITNIALTGLRAAQAGLAVTANNISNQGTPGYSRQQVMLQSAMSNFSGAGYFGQGVDVVTVQRAYSDFLSSQASQSASTLSYLSTYSDQMSGLINRLGSVDTGINQSLNALYSAMGRFSQNPAETASRQAALAAAQSTAARFRAVSEDLSTLSQGIDNQASATVGQINQLVQSIAAYNAKIGDAYGTGQGQAPNGLLDQRDVLVRELGKLTGITTSTQGTSVNVYLTNGQPLVLEQVASQLRIDTRDPNSPTGTSLSLTVGGHTMQLNQGDIDGGQLGALLQFRDNELAQAQSELGRLAIAMAAAYNQQQQFGLDSNGQPGQALFRIGNPVAVGQRGNTGDARLAVGIADTRSLTGSDYQLTRVGSEYVVTRLDDGTELGPFSSLPQNVDGLTIGLADGDLADGDTFTIKVASQAAAGVEVTLADPGKLAAAAPMGLVTADTNTGTAQASRLRSVESGSPDYGTSVTVRFTSATGYELLGEDGTVLSTGLLQPPQQTISHNGWAFDLAGIPAAGDTITVKADAGAPAGDNRNALAMAGLGTTRIAGGSTLTDAYAGLISQVGTRAASLNISKAAQQTAFDQAVASEQSLSGVNLDEEGANLLRYQQAYAAAGKVLGMSSELFDQLLAAIH; encoded by the coding sequence ATGACCACGAACATCACCAACATCGCATTGACCGGATTGCGCGCCGCCCAGGCCGGGTTGGCCGTCACCGCCAACAACATCTCCAACCAGGGGACGCCCGGGTATTCGCGCCAGCAGGTGATGCTGCAGTCGGCCATGTCGAACTTCAGCGGCGCCGGCTATTTCGGGCAGGGAGTGGACGTCGTCACGGTCCAGCGCGCCTACAGCGATTTCCTGTCCAGCCAGGCCAGCCAGTCGGCATCGACGCTCAGCTATCTCTCCACCTATTCGGACCAGATGAGCGGCCTGATCAACCGGCTCGGTTCGGTGGATACCGGGATCAACCAGAGCCTGAACGCGCTGTATTCGGCCATGGGCCGCTTCAGCCAGAACCCCGCCGAGACCGCGTCGCGGCAGGCCGCCCTGGCGGCGGCGCAATCGACGGCGGCGCGCTTTCGCGCCGTCAGCGAGGACCTCTCCACCCTGAGCCAGGGCATCGACAACCAGGCCAGCGCCACGGTGGGGCAGATCAACCAGCTGGTGCAGAGCATCGCCGCCTACAACGCCAAGATCGGCGACGCCTATGGAACCGGCCAGGGGCAGGCGCCCAATGGCCTGCTGGATCAGCGCGACGTGCTGGTGCGCGAACTGGGCAAGCTGACGGGCATCACCACCAGCACGCAGGGCACGAGCGTCAACGTCTACCTGACCAACGGCCAGCCGCTGGTCCTGGAGCAGGTGGCCTCGCAACTGCGGATCGACACCCGCGACCCGAATTCGCCCACCGGCACCAGCCTGTCGCTAACCGTCGGCGGCCACACCATGCAGCTCAACCAGGGCGACATCGACGGCGGCCAACTGGGCGCGCTGCTGCAATTCCGGGACAACGAACTGGCCCAGGCCCAGTCCGAACTGGGGCGCCTGGCCATCGCCATGGCGGCGGCCTACAACCAGCAGCAGCAATTCGGCCTGGACAGCAACGGCCAACCGGGCCAGGCCCTGTTTCGCATCGGCAATCCCGTGGCCGTGGGCCAGCGTGGCAATACCGGCGATGCGCGGCTGGCGGTGGGTATCGCCGACACGCGCTCGCTGACCGGCAGCGACTACCAGTTGACCCGGGTGGGCAGCGAGTACGTCGTGACCCGGCTGGACGACGGTACCGAGCTGGGCCCGTTCTCGTCGCTGCCGCAGAACGTGGACGGCCTGACCATCGGCCTGGCCGACGGCGACCTGGCCGACGGCGACACCTTCACGATCAAGGTCGCCAGCCAGGCCGCGGCGGGCGTCGAGGTGACACTTGCCGACCCCGGCAAGCTGGCCGCCGCGGCCCCCATGGGCCTGGTGACGGCGGACACCAATACCGGCACGGCGCAGGCGTCGCGCCTGCGCTCGGTCGAGTCCGGCAGCCCCGACTACGGCACCTCGGTTACCGTCCGCTTCACGTCCGCCACCGGCTACGAGCTGCTGGGCGAAGATGGCACCGTCCTGTCGACGGGCCTTCTGCAACCGCCGCAGCAGACCATTTCCCACAACGGCTGGGCCTTTGACCTGGCCGGCATCCCGGCCGCCGGGGACACCATTACCGTCAAGGCCGATGCGGGCGCGCCCGCGGGCGACAACCGCAACGCGCTAGCCATGGCCGGGTTGGGGACTACCCGGATCGCCGGCGGCAGCACGCTGACCGATGCCTATGCCGGGCTGATTTCCCAGGTCGGCACGCGAGCGGCTTCGCTGAACATCAGCAAGGCCGCGCAGCAGACCGCCTTCGACCAGGCGGTGGCCAGCGAACAGTCGCTGTCGGGCGTGAACCTGGACGAAGAGGGCGCCAACCTGCTGCGCTACCAGCAGGCCTACGCGGCCGCCGGCAAGGTGCTGGGCATGTCTTCCGAACTGTTCGACCAGTTGCTCGCCGCCATCCATTAA
- the flgJ gene encoding flagellar assembly peptidoglycan hydrolase FlgJ, with amino-acid sequence MSKMDSAMQRGGMAIDARSLENLKLQARRDQTGTVRQAARQFEAQFAQMLLSQMRQTSLAGDGPLAQALNSPASQTWRGMLDQQMAQKLAGVAEAGSGPAPARSGLGLADMLEKQLTRSTVSPESLRRAGLPLSMSTLELARGRTIGTPSTATSGMIGGMDAAALAGGSAPARRIQNGRFGSQPVYAPPAAASAKPAAETRAAPASAEEIRAEFLGKFLPAARRAEAATGIPAAYILGQAALESGWGRREIRGAQGEASHNLFGIKATGWDGRTVRTRTTEYRNGTPERVTAEFRAYDSYEQAFEDYARLLASNPRYAKVLQSAGNAEQFAQGLQRAGYATDPRYAEKLGSTIRRAMQIVV; translated from the coding sequence ATGAGCAAGATGGACAGCGCGATGCAGCGGGGCGGCATGGCGATCGATGCTCGCTCGCTGGAAAACCTGAAGCTGCAGGCGCGGCGCGACCAGACGGGAACCGTCAGGCAGGCCGCCCGCCAGTTCGAGGCGCAGTTCGCCCAGATGTTGCTGTCGCAGATGCGGCAGACGTCGCTGGCGGGCGACGGGCCGCTGGCCCAGGCCCTGAACAGCCCCGCCTCGCAGACCTGGCGGGGGATGCTGGACCAGCAGATGGCGCAGAAGCTGGCCGGCGTGGCCGAGGCGGGCAGCGGTCCAGCGCCGGCACGCAGCGGCCTGGGGCTGGCCGACATGCTGGAGAAGCAGCTGACCCGCAGCACCGTATCGCCGGAGTCCCTGCGCCGCGCTGGATTGCCGCTGTCCATGTCCACGCTGGAACTGGCGCGGGGCCGGACCATCGGCACCCCCTCCACGGCGACCAGCGGCATGATAGGCGGCATGGACGCTGCGGCGCTGGCGGGCGGATCGGCCCCGGCGCGCCGCATCCAGAACGGCCGGTTCGGCTCCCAGCCCGTCTACGCGCCGCCCGCGGCGGCCAGCGCCAAACCGGCGGCCGAGACGCGCGCCGCGCCCGCCTCCGCGGAGGAAATACGCGCCGAGTTCCTGGGCAAGTTCCTGCCCGCGGCCAGGCGCGCGGAAGCCGCGACCGGGATCCCGGCCGCCTACATCCTGGGCCAGGCCGCGCTGGAGTCGGGCTGGGGACGGCGCGAGATCCGCGGCGCCCAGGGCGAAGCCAGCCACAACCTGTTCGGAATCAAGGCGACGGGCTGGGACGGCCGCACCGTGCGCACCCGCACGACCGAATACCGCAACGGCACGCCGGAACGCGTGACCGCCGAGTTCCGCGCCTACGATTCCTACGAACAGGCGTTCGAGGACTACGCGCGCCTGCTGGCGTCGAACCCGCGCTATGCCAAGGTGCTGCAGTCGGCCGGCAACGCCGAGCAGTTCGCGCAGGGCCTGCAGCGGGCCGGCTACGCGACCGACCCCAGGTATGCCGAGAAGCTGGGCAGCACCATCCGGCGCGCCATGCAGATCGTCGTCTAG
- a CDS encoding flagellar basal body P-ring protein FlgI, translating into MNQHPFLAACLRLAVAMLCALLVPAAQAARVKDLANVQGVRNNQLVGYGLVVGLDGTGDQTTQTPFTTQSLMSMLSNLGINVPPGTRLQLKNVAAVMVTTMLPPFSQPGQQVDVTVSSMGNAKSLRGGTLLLTPLKGLDGQVYAMAQGSVSVGGAGASAAGSRAQINHLSAGRIPAGATVERDVPTPFAGDGALRLELTTADFSTARSMVETINRRIGPGTATALDGRVIELRAPSSPDARVAFMAQIEDLEVVGSRAPARVVINARTGSVVMNQSVRLAPVAVAHGNLSVTVSSAPVVSQPAPFSGGQTVVTERADIEIRQSGGAIVHLDGGAQLAEVVKALNLLGATPQDLISILQALKTAGALTAELEII; encoded by the coding sequence ATGAACCAACATCCGTTTCTCGCCGCCTGCCTGCGCCTGGCCGTGGCGATGCTGTGCGCGCTGCTCGTGCCCGCGGCCCAGGCGGCGCGGGTCAAGGACCTGGCCAACGTCCAGGGCGTACGCAACAACCAGCTGGTGGGCTACGGCCTGGTCGTGGGCCTGGACGGCACGGGCGACCAGACCACGCAGACGCCGTTCACCACCCAGTCGCTGATGTCCATGCTGTCCAACCTGGGCATCAACGTGCCCCCCGGCACGCGGCTCCAGCTCAAGAACGTGGCGGCGGTGATGGTGACCACCATGCTGCCGCCGTTCTCGCAGCCGGGCCAGCAGGTCGACGTGACGGTCAGCTCCATGGGCAACGCCAAGTCGCTGCGAGGCGGCACGCTGCTGCTGACGCCGCTCAAGGGGCTGGACGGGCAGGTCTATGCGATGGCGCAGGGCAGTGTGTCGGTGGGCGGAGCGGGCGCGTCGGCGGCGGGCAGCCGCGCGCAGATCAACCACCTGAGCGCGGGCCGCATCCCGGCCGGCGCCACGGTGGAGCGGGACGTGCCGACGCCGTTCGCAGGCGACGGCGCGCTGAGGCTGGAGCTGACGACCGCCGATTTCTCGACGGCGCGGTCGATGGTCGAGACCATCAACCGCCGCATCGGCCCCGGCACCGCGACCGCGCTCGACGGCCGCGTCATCGAACTGCGCGCGCCGTCGTCGCCCGATGCCCGGGTCGCCTTCATGGCGCAGATCGAGGACCTGGAGGTCGTGGGCAGCCGCGCGCCGGCACGCGTGGTCATCAACGCGCGCACCGGCTCGGTCGTGATGAACCAGAGCGTGCGCCTGGCGCCGGTGGCCGTCGCGCACGGCAACTTGAGCGTCACGGTCAGCTCGGCGCCGGTGGTCAGCCAGCCGGCGCCTTTCTCGGGCGGCCAGACGGTGGTGACCGAGCGTGCCGACATCGAGATCAGGCAGAGCGGCGGCGCCATCGTGCACCTGGATGGCGGTGCCCAGCTGGCGGAGGTGGTCAAGGCGCTGAACCTGCTCGGCGCCACGCCGCAAGACCTCATCTCCATCCTGCAGGCACTGAAGACCGCGGGTGCGTTGACCGCCGAACTGGAGATCATCTGA
- a CDS encoding flagellar basal body L-ring protein FlgH: MKQAFRPRVRGARAIAGMTILAGLAACATPKVDIDGPTTARPLDPVAYNANRRPTGGIFGTAPGYRPLFEDVRARNIGDTLVVRLEEHINSSQRNNTSAQRSASASVGVPSINKLPGSGILRGLGVQGESENRFNARGETGATNILSGTITVTVVEVLANGNMRVSGEKQIGTNRETERVRFSGVVNPTHIVGGNSVSSTQVADARIEYRGQGAIDEAQTVGWLSRFFYSFLPF; this comes from the coding sequence ATGAAGCAAGCGTTCAGGCCGCGTGTCCGTGGCGCCAGGGCCATCGCCGGGATGACGATCCTGGCGGGGCTGGCCGCCTGCGCCACGCCCAAGGTCGACATCGACGGGCCGACCACGGCCCGGCCGCTGGATCCCGTGGCCTACAACGCGAACCGCCGGCCCACCGGCGGCATATTCGGCACCGCGCCCGGCTATCGTCCGCTGTTCGAGGACGTGCGCGCGCGCAACATCGGCGACACGCTGGTCGTGCGCCTGGAAGAACACATCAATTCGTCCCAGCGCAACAACACCTCGGCGCAGCGGTCGGCCTCGGCCTCGGTGGGGGTTCCATCCATCAACAAGCTGCCCGGTTCCGGCATCCTGCGCGGCCTGGGCGTGCAGGGCGAGAGCGAGAACCGTTTCAACGCCCGCGGCGAGACCGGTGCCACCAACATCCTGTCGGGCACGATCACCGTGACCGTGGTCGAAGTGCTGGCCAACGGCAACATGCGCGTCTCGGGCGAAAAGCAGATCGGCACCAACCGCGAGACCGAACGCGTGCGTTTCTCCGGCGTGGTCAACCCGACCCACATCGTCGGCGGCAACTCGGTCAGCTCGACCCAGGTCGCCGACGCCCGCATCGAATACCGGGGGCAGGGCGCGATCGACGAGGCCCAGACGGTGGGCTGGCTGTCGCGCTTCTTCTACTCGTTCCTGCCGTTCTGA
- the flgG gene encoding flagellar basal-body rod protein FlgG → MMRSLWIAKTGLDAQQTQLDVISNNLANVSTNGYKRSRAVFEDLLYQTMRPAGTQTTQQNQVPAGLTLGTGSRPVATVRNYAQGALQQTSSSFDLSVNGAGFFQVQLPDGTLAYTRDGSFQIDSQGQLVTNNGLVIDPGIVVPEGVKEVAIGQDGVVTATVAGQTQPVQLGQLQLATFINPPGLQPLGQNLFGETAASGVPVVNVPGLNGAGLINQGYVEASNVNVVEELVGMIQTQRAYEINSRAITTADQMLQRISQL, encoded by the coding sequence ATGATGCGTTCTCTCTGGATCGCGAAGACCGGCCTGGATGCGCAGCAGACCCAGCTGGACGTCATCTCGAACAACCTCGCCAACGTCAGCACCAATGGCTACAAGCGTTCGCGCGCGGTGTTCGAGGACCTGCTCTACCAGACCATGCGGCCGGCCGGCACGCAAACCACGCAGCAGAACCAGGTGCCCGCGGGACTGACGCTGGGAACGGGATCGCGGCCCGTGGCCACGGTGCGCAACTATGCGCAGGGCGCCTTGCAGCAGACCAGCAGCAGCTTCGACCTGTCGGTCAACGGCGCCGGCTTCTTCCAGGTGCAGCTGCCCGACGGCACGCTGGCCTATACGCGCGACGGCAGCTTCCAGATCGACAGCCAGGGGCAGCTCGTGACCAACAACGGCCTGGTCATCGATCCGGGCATCGTGGTGCCGGAAGGCGTCAAGGAAGTCGCCATCGGCCAGGACGGCGTGGTGACGGCGACGGTGGCGGGCCAGACCCAGCCGGTCCAGCTGGGCCAGCTGCAACTGGCGACCTTCATCAACCCGCCGGGCCTGCAGCCGCTGGGCCAGAACCTCTTCGGCGAGACCGCCGCCTCGGGCGTGCCGGTGGTCAACGTGCCCGGCTTGAACGGCGCGGGCCTGATCAACCAGGGCTACGTCGAGGCGTCCAACGTCAACGTGGTCGAGGAACTGGTCGGCATGATCCAGACCCAGCGCGCGTACGAAATCAATTCGCGGGCCATTACCACGGCCGACCAGATGCTCCAGCGCATCTCGCAGCTCTGA
- the flgF gene encoding flagellar basal-body rod protein FlgF: MDRALYIAATGARELMRRQDVQTNNLANALTPGFRAEIAAQRTAPVVGGPGLRTRAYAVESTPGADMSAGAMMATGRELDVAVQGEGWFAVRTADGGEAYTRAGGFQTTADGMLVDVAGRPVLDPNGEPILIPPDTKVQVNTDGSISSVPEVDRVQAAQIANLKLVNPPGNTLARGADGLFRLRQGGIAPAADGVRVAGGMLEGSNVNAVETMVGMIAAARHYDVQIQLMQNTDQNQRSATQILSMT; encoded by the coding sequence ATGGACAGGGCCCTTTACATTGCCGCGACCGGCGCCCGTGAACTGATGCGGCGCCAGGACGTGCAGACCAACAATCTGGCGAACGCGCTGACGCCGGGGTTCCGGGCCGAGATCGCGGCCCAGCGGACGGCGCCCGTGGTCGGCGGGCCGGGCTTGCGGACGCGCGCCTACGCGGTCGAGTCGACGCCGGGCGCCGACATGTCGGCCGGCGCGATGATGGCGACCGGGCGCGAGCTGGATGTCGCGGTCCAGGGCGAAGGCTGGTTCGCCGTGCGCACGGCGGACGGCGGCGAGGCCTATACCCGTGCCGGCGGCTTCCAGACCACGGCGGACGGCATGCTGGTCGACGTGGCCGGGCGCCCGGTGCTGGACCCGAATGGCGAACCCATCCTGATTCCGCCCGACACCAAGGTGCAGGTCAATACCGACGGGTCGATCTCCTCCGTGCCCGAGGTCGACCGGGTGCAGGCCGCGCAGATCGCCAACCTCAAGCTGGTGAACCCGCCGGGGAACACGCTGGCGCGCGGCGCGGACGGCCTTTTCCGCCTGCGCCAGGGCGGCATCGCGCCGGCGGCCGATGGGGTGCGCGTGGCGGGCGGCATGCTCGAGGGCAGCAACGTGAACGCGGTGGAAACCATGGTGGGCATGATCGCCGCGGCGCGTCACTACGACGTGCAGATACAGCTCATGCAGAACACCGACCAGAACCAGCGGTCGGCCACCCAGATACTGAGCATGACCTGA
- the flgE gene encoding flagellar hook protein FlgE: MSFQQALSGLNAAGKNLDVIGNNVANANTVGFKAARAEFADVYASTVLGTYSNNIGIGTKLNSVTQMFTQGAISVTSNPFDVAISGEGFFRMDNAGSIVYSRNGQFHLDANGYVVNANGLRLTGYVADANGNINAAQPQPLRLTVSSIEARGTSEVTQGSVLDSRAEPIDGTAKPFDPEDSTTYTHATSIAVYDSLGNTHTLSTFYVKREPGQWEVYTALNGNVTNTDTDGDGLPNGAPLVFDASGKIDLAASNNGVFQVNVDAATLGTGATALNISYNMASTSQTGQAFSNELQRQDGYTSGRLTSFTIDENGILKANYSNQQSRAQGQITLVSFVNPQGLVSAGSNNFLETILSGGPRIGVPGSSNFGTVTSGALEDANVDLTGELVNMITAQRVYQANAQTIKTQDSLMQTLVNMR; the protein is encoded by the coding sequence ATGAGCTTCCAACAGGCATTGAGCGGCCTGAACGCCGCCGGCAAGAACCTCGACGTGATCGGCAACAACGTCGCCAACGCCAACACCGTGGGCTTCAAGGCCGCGCGGGCCGAGTTCGCCGACGTCTACGCGTCGACGGTGCTCGGCACCTATTCCAACAACATCGGTATCGGTACCAAGCTCAATTCCGTCACGCAGATGTTCACCCAGGGCGCGATCTCGGTCACGTCCAATCCGTTCGACGTCGCCATCTCGGGAGAAGGCTTCTTCCGCATGGACAACGCCGGGTCCATCGTCTATTCGCGCAACGGCCAGTTCCACCTGGACGCCAACGGCTACGTGGTCAATGCCAACGGCCTGCGCCTGACGGGCTACGTCGCCGACGCCAATGGCAACATCAATGCCGCCCAGCCGCAGCCGCTGCGGCTGACGGTCAGCTCGATCGAGGCCCGCGGCACTTCCGAGGTCACGCAGGGTTCGGTGCTCGATTCCCGCGCCGAGCCGATCGACGGCACCGCCAAGCCCTTCGATCCCGAGGACTCGACCACCTATACCCATGCCACGTCCATCGCGGTCTACGACTCGCTGGGCAACACGCACACGCTGTCCACGTTCTACGTGAAGCGCGAACCGGGCCAGTGGGAGGTCTATACCGCGCTGAACGGCAACGTCACCAATACCGACACCGACGGCGACGGATTGCCGAACGGCGCGCCGCTGGTGTTCGACGCCTCGGGCAAGATCGACCTGGCGGCTTCGAACAACGGCGTGTTCCAGGTCAACGTCGACGCCGCCACGCTGGGTACCGGCGCGACCGCGCTGAACATCAGCTACAACATGGCGTCCACTTCGCAGACCGGGCAGGCATTCAGCAACGAATTGCAGCGCCAGGACGGCTACACCTCGGGACGCCTGACCAGCTTCACGATCGACGAGAACGGCATCCTGAAGGCCAACTACTCCAACCAGCAGTCGCGGGCGCAAGGCCAGATCACGCTGGTGTCCTTCGTCAATCCGCAGGGCCTGGTCTCGGCGGGCAGCAACAACTTCCTGGAAACGATCCTGTCCGGCGGCCCGCGCATCGGCGTGCCGGGATCGAGCAACTTCGGCACCGTGACCTCGGGCGCGCTGGAAGACGCCAACGTCGACCTGACCGGTGAACTGGTGAACATGATCACCGCCCAACGGGTCTACCAGGCCAACGCGCAGACGATCAAGACCCAGGATTCGCTGATGCAGACCCTGGTCAACATGCGCTGA
- a CDS encoding flagellar hook assembly protein FlgD, which yields MAVSNVNSNTGAGASGSSLAASSAEELSNRFLTMLTAQMRNQDPLNPLDNAELTSQLAQISTVTGISQLNTTMQWLGYSMGSLQATQAASLIGRKVMLSGDGMTLAEGKAEGGYVLTIPVENAELVVKNADGVEVARRTLADVDAGVHTFTWDGKNAKGETLPDGDYKFEVLVGQGTQVGNAPPLSVTQITSVRPSSGSTTVVDAKGNLVNLSDVYQVW from the coding sequence ATGGCCGTTTCCAACGTCAACAGCAACACCGGGGCCGGTGCCTCGGGCAGCTCCCTGGCCGCCTCGTCCGCGGAGGAGCTGTCCAACCGCTTCCTGACCATGCTGACCGCGCAGATGCGCAACCAGGACCCGCTCAATCCGCTCGACAATGCCGAGCTGACGTCGCAGCTGGCCCAGATCAGCACCGTCACGGGCATCAGCCAGCTCAACACGACCATGCAGTGGCTGGGCTACAGCATGGGCAGCCTGCAGGCCACCCAGGCGGCGTCGCTGATCGGCCGCAAGGTCATGCTGTCGGGCGACGGGATGACCCTGGCCGAGGGCAAGGCCGAGGGCGGCTATGTGCTGACCATTCCAGTCGAGAACGCCGAGCTGGTCGTGAAGAACGCCGATGGCGTCGAGGTCGCGCGCAGGACGCTGGCCGATGTCGATGCCGGGGTGCATACCTTCACCTGGGACGGCAAGAACGCGAAGGGCGAGACGCTGCCGGACGGCGACTACAAGTTCGAGGTGCTGGTCGGGCAGGGCACCCAGGTGGGCAACGCGCCGCCGCTGAGCGTGACCCAGATCACGTCGGTGCGGCCGTCCTCGGGATCGACCACGGTCGTCGACGCCAAGGGCAACCTCGTCAACCTGTCCGACGTCTACCAGGTCTGGTAG